One Alkaliphilus sp. B6464 genomic window carries:
- a CDS encoding SEC-C metal-binding domain-containing protein has product MKIGRNDPRPCGSGKKYKIG; this is encoded by the coding sequence ATGAAAATAGGAAGAAACGACCCACGCCCTTGCGGTAGTGGTAAAAAATATAAAATAGGATAA
- a CDS encoding CD3324 family protein, with amino-acid sequence MSYKKGVEVLPAHLLKEVQKYIDGGLIYIPKKSERVGWGHLNGSKKLLEKRNDKIFELYKNGISLDEIAHIYYLSEETIKKIVYGKKQL; translated from the coding sequence TTGAGTTACAAAAAAGGTGTAGAAGTATTGCCAGCTCACCTTCTAAAAGAGGTACAAAAGTATATTGATGGAGGTCTAATATACATACCTAAGAAGAGCGAGAGGGTTGGATGGGGTCATTTAAACGGTTCGAAGAAGCTACTGGAAAAAAGAAACGACAAGATTTTTGAGTTATATAAAAATGGTATATCTTTAGATGAGATAGCTCATATATATTATCTAAGTGAAGAAACAATTAAAAAGATCGTATATGGTAAAAAACAATTATAA
- a CDS encoding GNAT family N-acetyltransferase gives MKFENMQQKYVKEALVLALEEYGIERTKCPQLMKRSFGKELEIIIQRLFNNKYGKVAIENGKVIGYLAFERPWDGFHGNVKGVFSPLGGSAFAGDNRNMLASKLLQEVTADLVADGICSFALSRYAHDEEVGTSFVMNGFGIRCSDAIMKLSTRTKISELNEDIRFQELVKDDKREISGLRKELIKHLCSAPTFFPANITQYDNWFENDRIRVFVAKEEDRVIGYMALDTGAETFVSESDSIYNICGAYVDKEYRNKGIAQQLLEYLCEISEKEGMEYLGVDCETLNPTALRFWNKYFDNYTYGYARRIDERVLGYDKYLENEWN, from the coding sequence ATGAAATTTGAAAATATGCAACAAAAATATGTAAAAGAAGCACTTGTATTAGCACTTGAAGAATACGGTATAGAGCGTACAAAATGCCCTCAATTAATGAAGCGAAGTTTTGGAAAAGAACTGGAAATCATCATTCAAAGATTATTTAATAATAAGTATGGAAAAGTGGCTATCGAAAACGGAAAAGTTATTGGATACCTAGCGTTTGAACGACCGTGGGATGGATTTCATGGGAATGTAAAAGGTGTATTTTCGCCATTAGGAGGAAGTGCATTTGCAGGTGATAATAGAAATATGCTTGCTTCAAAACTACTACAAGAAGTTACAGCAGACTTGGTTGCGGATGGAATATGTAGTTTTGCATTAAGCAGATATGCTCATGATGAAGAAGTTGGCACATCTTTTGTCATGAATGGATTTGGTATTAGGTGTAGTGATGCTATTATGAAACTGAGTACCCGTACTAAAATAAGTGAGTTGAATGAAGACATTAGATTCCAAGAGCTAGTGAAAGATGATAAAAGAGAAATATCAGGATTAAGAAAAGAATTAATAAAGCATTTGTGTAGTGCACCAACATTTTTTCCTGCAAATATAACTCAGTATGATAATTGGTTTGAAAACGATAGGATTCGAGTGTTTGTAGCAAAAGAAGAAGATAGGGTTATTGGGTATATGGCATTAGACACAGGGGCAGAAACTTTTGTTTCTGAGAGCGATAGTATTTATAATATTTGTGGAGCATATGTTGATAAAGAATATCGAAATAAAGGTATAGCACAACAATTGTTAGAGTATCTTTGCGAAATTTCTGAAAAGGAAGGAATGGAATATCTAGGAGTTGATTGCGAGACATTAAACCCTACTGCTTTGAGATTTTGGAATAAATATTTTGATAACTATACATATGGTTATGCCAGAAGAATTGATGAAAGAGTGCTTGGATATGATAAATATCTAGAAAATGAATGGAATTAG
- a CDS encoding GNAT family N-acetyltransferase, with translation MFKLKSKEFSKIAHLIKSKNELSVFSVINGVILGEIFVNNIDNPTVTLIKTCECNLIAGSSNDVVFNSEVSSKLDFWDQLTPDTSEWIDIIPTIHKNPFVRKYKRRHYILSIDDFTECNMTLIDGFVIEKVDIGLLRQNSYENSEKLLEWVENWGDDAMFQKYGTGYFIHNGKVIVSWSLSDCSFDNRIAIGIHTDERYRKNGFGKIVVSATIKDCFAKGYETIDWLCVDSNKGSSRIAEKFGFKYNNDYYSFSSYPPIENLKDLSESEWHEWGEYLENASKTEDSLIWDCLYCYIKSNDVEKTINIMTTMKHKKIIIDYSRFENYIIHLQHYGMCSNFNSQAWIDFLNKSIHCSD, from the coding sequence ATGTTTAAATTAAAGAGTAAGGAATTTAGTAAAATAGCACATTTGATCAAATCCAAAAATGAATTATCTGTTTTTTCTGTTATAAATGGTGTTATTCTTGGTGAGATATTTGTAAACAACATTGATAATCCAACAGTGACACTGATAAAGACCTGTGAATGCAACTTAATAGCAGGTAGTTCTAATGATGTGGTTTTTAATTCTGAAGTTTCTTCGAAATTGGATTTTTGGGACCAGTTAACGCCTGATACAAGCGAATGGATAGATATAATACCAACTATTCATAAGAATCCCTTCGTTAGAAAATATAAAAGAAGACACTATATACTATCTATTGATGATTTTACGGAATGTAATATGACTTTGATAGATGGTTTTGTAATTGAAAAAGTAGACATAGGTTTATTACGACAAAACTCCTATGAAAACTCAGAGAAACTACTTGAATGGGTTGAAAATTGGGGTGATGATGCAATGTTTCAAAAGTATGGAACAGGATACTTTATACATAATGGTAAAGTAATTGTAAGTTGGTCATTGAGTGATTGTAGTTTTGACAATAGAATTGCAATTGGAATACATACAGATGAAAGATATAGAAAGAATGGGTTTGGAAAAATAGTTGTTTCTGCAACCATTAAAGATTGTTTTGCTAAAGGGTACGAAACAATTGATTGGCTTTGTGTAGATTCTAACAAAGGTTCAAGTAGAATAGCCGAAAAATTTGGATTTAAATACAACAATGATTATTATTCTTTTTCCTCATATCCACCAATTGAGAATTTAAAGGATTTATCTGAATCTGAATGGCATGAATGGGGTGAATATTTAGAAAACGCTTCTAAAACCGAGGACTCTTTGATATGGGATTGTCTTTACTGTTATATAAAATCTAATGATGTTGAAAAAACCATCAATATTATGACCACTATGAAACATAAAAAAATTATAATAGATTATTCAAGATTTGAAAATTATATTATTCATCTTCAACACTATGGTATGTGTTCCAATTTTAATAGTCAAGCCTGGATTGATTTTCTAAATAAGAGTATTCATTGTAGTGATTAG
- a CDS encoding VanZ family protein → MEYIVDFLILGVIYSAFFFKRWRIKSKDKFWVLNLLYLYICLVLFVTLMPFRLPIPGIMGTNNLFLQTINWVPFRDLFQNYGNAVREIVLNVIMVMPLGFLVPLVKKGNIFHISIWTFAFSLSIETMQLFYAWAGSHASRTFDITDLITNTFGGIVGYILYLVFRPISERVLAQLRK, encoded by the coding sequence ATGGAATATATTGTGGATTTTTTAATTTTAGGAGTAATTTATTCAGCTTTCTTTTTCAAGCGATGGAGAATAAAAAGTAAAGATAAATTTTGGGTTCTAAATTTACTTTACTTATATATATGCTTGGTATTATTTGTAACACTTATGCCATTCAGACTTCCTATACCTGGTATTATGGGTACAAACAATTTATTTTTGCAAACAATCAATTGGGTTCCCTTTCGTGATTTATTTCAAAATTACGGAAATGCTGTGCGTGAGATTGTGCTCAATGTTATTATGGTGATGCCTCTTGGCTTTCTCGTCCCACTTGTTAAAAAAGGAAATATTTTTCACATCTCCATATGGACATTTGCATTCAGTTTGTCGATTGAAACCATGCAATTATTCTATGCTTGGGCAGGCAGTCATGCAAGTAGGACATTTGATATTACAGACTTAATTACAAATACTTTTGGTGGGATCGTTGGATATATATTATATTTAGTATTTAGGCCTATATCTGAAAGGGTATTGGCACAACTTAGAAAATAA
- a CDS encoding ATP-binding protein, with product MSLEAAMLGASQPRNEKLANLFYRMKLIEAYGTGISKIISCYKGLPIQPKFENVEGAFQVVLPNIHAQALRAEDEKYLPILRLFESKKEITRSDVEQALGEWNYSCY from the coding sequence TTGTCACTAGAGGCAGCAATGCTGGGAGCATCACAACCTAGAAATGAAAAGCTAGCTAACTTATTTTATAGAATGAAGCTGATTGAGGCATATGGGACTGGTATTAGCAAAATAATTAGCTGTTACAAGGGATTGCCGATACAACCAAAGTTTGAAAATGTAGAAGGTGCTTTTCAGGTAGTTCTTCCCAACATTCACGCTCAAGCACTAAGGGCAGAAGATGAAAAGTATTTACCAATACTCAGATTGTTTGAAAGTAAAAAAGAAATCACTCGTTCTGATGTGGAACAAGCTCTGGGGGAGTGGAACTACTCATGCTATTAA
- the ltrA gene encoding group II intron reverse transcriptase/maturase, which translates to MQETKPYNISKWKVKEAYEKVKANKGTYGVDEQSIEDFEKNLNNNLYKIWNRMSSGSYFPKPVRAVAIPKKNGGTRILGIPTVEDRVAQMVAKMYFEPCVEPIFYEDSYGYRPNKSAIQALEITRERCWRKDWVLEFDIKGLFDNIRHDYLIEMVSRHTEEAWIIMYIKRWLVVPFQMEDGTVIERTSGTPQGGVISPVLSNLFLHYVFDDFMTKQFPTIPWARYADDGIAHCVSLKQAKYLQRRLEERFLMFGLGLNLEKTRTVYCKDEDRKGNHEYTSFDFLGYTFRPRHAKNKYGKFFTNFLPAIGEKAKKSIRKEVRSWKLQLKPDKDLWDIANMFNSKIQGWINYYTHFYKSEIYDVLRYINGCLVNWVRRKYKKRGSRRRAEYWLGIIARRDKNLFAHWRFGILPSAG; encoded by the coding sequence ATGCAAGAAACAAAGCCATATAATATTTCAAAATGGAAAGTGAAAGAAGCCTACGAAAAGGTGAAAGCAAACAAGGGAACATACGGAGTCGATGAACAATCAATTGAAGATTTTGAGAAGAATCTAAATAATAATCTATACAAAATCTGGAATAGGATGTCATCAGGGAGTTACTTCCCCAAACCTGTAAGGGCAGTAGCAATACCTAAGAAAAATGGAGGGACTCGTATCTTAGGAATACCAACAGTAGAAGATAGGGTTGCACAAATGGTGGCTAAAATGTACTTTGAACCCTGTGTAGAACCAATATTCTATGAGGATTCCTATGGATATAGACCGAATAAATCAGCGATACAAGCATTGGAGATCACAAGAGAAAGATGTTGGAGAAAAGATTGGGTGTTAGAATTTGATATTAAAGGTCTTTTCGATAATATACGGCATGATTACCTAATAGAAATGGTAAGTCGGCATACAGAAGAAGCATGGATAATTATGTATATTAAACGCTGGCTGGTTGTACCATTTCAAATGGAGGATGGAACAGTCATCGAAAGAACTTCTGGTACACCACAAGGTGGGGTAATCAGTCCAGTACTCTCAAACTTGTTTCTACACTATGTATTTGATGACTTTATGACAAAACAGTTTCCAACAATACCTTGGGCAAGATACGCAGATGATGGAATAGCACATTGCGTATCTTTAAAGCAGGCGAAGTATCTTCAACGAAGATTAGAAGAGCGATTTCTGATGTTTGGACTTGGATTGAACTTAGAAAAGACAAGAACCGTGTATTGTAAAGATGAAGACCGAAAGGGGAATCATGAATATACATCTTTTGACTTTTTAGGGTATACATTCAGACCAAGACATGCAAAGAATAAGTATGGAAAATTCTTTACAAACTTTCTTCCAGCTATTGGCGAGAAAGCAAAGAAATCTATACGGAAAGAAGTCCGAAGTTGGAAATTGCAACTGAAACCTGACAAAGATTTATGGGATATAGCAAATATGTTCAATAGTAAGATACAGGGTTGGATTAATTATTACACGCATTTCTACAAATCAGAGATATACGATGTATTAAGGTATATCAATGGATGTCTTGTTAACTGGGTTCGTAGAAAATATAAGAAGCGAGGGTCAAGGCGACGTGCTGAGTATTGGCTTGGTATAATAGCAAGGCGTGATAAGAATCTGTTTGCACACTGGAGGTTTGGAATATTACCATCGGCTGGATAA
- a CDS encoding GNAT family N-acetyltransferase, producing MKKEWQIWTKDGYTLRLAKPEDAEEYYNQNFNPLDPEVARLTGCKTEYVKDEVVNFLLKCIEAGDRYDFLIIAPDGRIIGESVINDIDTETRSANYRIGIFQSTERGKGIGSWAVKMTRDFAFEKLKLHRLELDVFSFNTHAEKTYIAAGFKKEGVLRDAVWDGKEYADDSAPRRRVQVA from the coding sequence ATGAAAAAAGAATGGCAGATATGGACAAAAGATGGGTATACATTGCGTCTTGCGAAGCCAGAAGATGCAGAAGAATACTACAACCAAAATTTTAATCCATTAGATCCAGAAGTGGCCAGATTAACTGGTTGTAAAACTGAATATGTTAAAGATGAGGTAGTGAATTTCCTTTTGAAATGTATAGAAGCAGGTGACCGATATGATTTTTTGATTATTGCACCAGATGGGCGTATTATTGGCGAGAGCGTAATAAATGATATTGATACAGAGACCAGAAGTGCTAATTATCGTATAGGAATTTTTCAGTCTACTGAACGTGGAAAAGGTATTGGCTCCTGGGCAGTAAAAATGACAAGAGATTTTGCATTTGAAAAGCTAAAATTACACCGCTTAGAACTAGACGTATTTTCATTCAATACTCATGCTGAAAAAACTTATATTGCTGCTGGGTTTAAAAAAGAGGGTGTACTACGTGATGCAGTATGGGATGGAAAAGAATATGCAGATGATAGTGCGCCACGAAGGCGTGTCCAAGTAGCGTAG
- a CDS encoding GNAT family N-acetyltransferase, which translates to MEYEIIHLPKEKWKGTMIPIKYTTDKYYDVHVNKTDRGFAIEIEKKDFIEPVTHTPEEYDFPDKLYEDHRENAYAWGVLVDDELVAAMETDQEIWSNRLRITELWVAEKYQKQGIGHRLIEIAKEQARRERRRAIILETQSCNVTAIDFYQHEGFSLIGMDTCCYKNNDLQRKEVRLEFGWFLEEKKRLNREEIEIRMETKSDWYNVELMTQHAFWNKHHLGCDEHYLVHKLRQNKDHLPELSRIAVKDGKVIGCIMYSKAQIVDGENTHEIITFGPLCVDPKWQGYGVGEFLLRETMELAANKGYRGIVIFGEPDYYPRIGFKTCDSFNITTADDKNFDAFMGIELAEDSMKGIEGKFYGSEVFENLPKEEVEKYNKRFPKLQKLRFPGQWN; encoded by the coding sequence ATGGAATATGAAATTATACATTTACCAAAAGAGAAATGGAAAGGAACTATGATTCCAATAAAGTACACAACAGACAAGTATTATGATGTCCATGTAAATAAAACAGATAGAGGATTTGCTATTGAGATAGAAAAGAAAGATTTTATAGAGCCAGTAACTCATACACCAGAAGAATATGATTTTCCAGATAAGTTATATGAAGATCATAGGGAGAATGCTTATGCTTGGGGAGTGTTAGTTGATGATGAATTAGTTGCTGCAATGGAAACTGATCAAGAAATATGGTCTAATCGTCTAAGAATTACAGAACTCTGGGTGGCAGAAAAATATCAAAAGCAAGGAATAGGTCATAGATTAATTGAAATAGCAAAAGAACAAGCAAGAAGAGAACGTCGTCGTGCTATTATATTAGAAACACAATCTTGCAATGTTACTGCAATAGATTTTTATCAGCACGAAGGCTTTAGTTTGATTGGTATGGATACTTGTTGTTACAAGAATAATGATTTACAAAGAAAAGAAGTAAGGTTAGAATTTGGATGGTTCCTAGAAGAAAAGAAAAGATTAAATAGAGAAGAAATAGAAATTAGAATGGAAACAAAGTCTGATTGGTACAATGTAGAGTTAATGACACAGCATGCATTTTGGAATAAACATCATCTTGGATGTGACGAACATTATCTTGTGCATAAATTACGTCAAAATAAAGACCATCTTCCGGAGCTAAGTAGGATAGCAGTAAAGGATGGAAAGGTAATAGGATGCATAATGTACTCAAAGGCACAAATTGTTGATGGAGAAAATACACATGAAATTATAACTTTTGGACCTCTTTGTGTAGATCCTAAATGGCAGGGATATGGAGTTGGTGAATTTCTACTAAGGGAAACAATGGAATTAGCTGCAAATAAAGGGTATAGAGGGATTGTAATTTTTGGAGAACCAGATTATTATCCTAGAATAGGATTTAAAACATGTGACAGCTTTAATATTACAACTGCTGATGATAAAAACTTTGATGCATTTATGGGAATTGAATTAGCAGAAGATAGTATGAAAGGCATAGAAGGAAAATTCTATGGATCAGAAGTTTTTGAAAATCTTCCAAAGGAAGAAGTGGAAAAATATAATAAAAGATTCCCAAAACTACAAAAATTAAGATTTCCAGGTCAATGGAATTGA
- a CDS encoding helix-turn-helix domain-containing protein has product MNNYIGFLIRQSRLKQNISQEGLCKGICAPSYLSKIEQGQADASTDIIDSLFESLGISYYRDETFLIEAKEHFRKFFYLLDADEDFNVESEYFLRHGQQLENSELHLYYHLYLLFFNFHKNNRDKATVEQAYLQKFIPYMDANQKFRYYLGAAQNVGYTGEAVQLLREAARYQDNSVIYHQMATVFYHIGQYSKSIENAEKAYRLASEEGNPAILIGASFLLGCCYCNHRDIAISKKYYERAIALTRGYKTQVKSYAYYNLGTAYFSCQYYEEALYYLLHVGDLKDEPYHNVMLYQKLSILYAQTGNVEKATEYLKLAKECLVASPEKPEEYLLYEQMIYFAELLQKKDYLDSNKYETVLKMLYEQVDKPLGFGFQQFYGTFLVQLYKYQRKYKEALRIKEEMHLS; this is encoded by the coding sequence TTGAATAATTATATCGGGTTTTTAATCCGTCAATCTCGGTTAAAGCAAAATATTTCGCAGGAAGGGCTTTGTAAAGGTATTTGCGCACCCTCCTACCTTTCTAAAATTGAACAGGGACAGGCAGACGCAAGTACAGATATTATTGATAGCTTATTTGAGAGCCTAGGTATTTCATATTATCGGGATGAGACATTTTTAATTGAAGCTAAAGAACATTTTCGCAAATTTTTCTATCTGCTGGATGCCGATGAAGATTTTAATGTGGAAAGCGAGTATTTCTTACGACATGGACAGCAATTAGAAAACAGTGAATTACATTTGTATTATCATCTTTATTTGCTGTTTTTCAACTTTCATAAAAATAATAGAGACAAAGCAACAGTGGAGCAGGCCTATCTACAAAAATTTATTCCTTATATGGATGCAAATCAAAAGTTCAGATACTATCTGGGTGCTGCCCAAAATGTTGGCTATACAGGAGAGGCAGTACAATTACTTCGAGAAGCTGCTCGATATCAAGATAACAGTGTAATATATCACCAGATGGCTACTGTATTTTATCATATTGGTCAATATAGCAAAAGTATTGAAAATGCTGAAAAAGCCTATCGCTTAGCTTCGGAGGAGGGTAATCCTGCTATTTTGATTGGTGCAAGTTTTCTGCTTGGTTGTTGCTACTGCAATCATCGTGATATAGCTATTTCTAAGAAATATTATGAACGGGCTATTGCTTTAACTAGGGGATATAAAACCCAAGTAAAAAGTTACGCATATTATAATTTAGGAACGGCTTACTTTAGCTGTCAGTACTATGAAGAAGCACTTTATTACTTACTGCATGTAGGGGATTTGAAAGATGAGCCATATCATAATGTAATGCTATATCAAAAACTGTCAATACTTTATGCGCAAACGGGAAATGTAGAAAAAGCTACTGAATACCTGAAACTGGCAAAGGAATGCCTAGTTGCTTCCCCAGAGAAGCCAGAAGAATATTTGCTATATGAACAGATGATCTACTTTGCAGAACTTTTGCAGAAAAAAGATTATCTTGACTCTAATAAGTATGAAACTGTATTAAAGATGCTCTACGAACAGGTTGATAAGCCATTGGGATTTGGTTTCCAGCAGTTTTATGGAACCTTCTTAGTTCAGCTATATAAATATCAACGAAAATATAAAGAAGCACTTCGTATAAAAGAAGAAATGCATCTTTCTTAA
- the rsgA gene encoding ribosome small subunit-dependent GTPase A — protein MRFEEIYKNETILTREKDNLIVARVSEVQRELFKVLCRYGETNAKLKGTFYKYKINKEYPVVGDYVLLQYNENGNSLIEEICERKSSFSRTDFSGHAAGYVKTVKEQVIAANFDYVFILSSLNHDFNLNRITRYISVALQSGGKPLVILTKADECDNPDTYIAQVKSISEKADVLAISAKTGYGMKQLNAYIQAGKTIVFLGSSGVGKSTLVNAIAGEAIMVVSEIRENDSKGRHTTTQRQLIELASGVIVIDTPGIRELGMWDAENGINDTFSDVTQLFTKCKYSNCSHGKEPGCAVNQAIEEGIPSRERWKTYCQLSNENEWGKNKSIYTKKGKLENKIKRGKNRK, from the coding sequence GTGAGATTTGAAGAAATTTATAAGAACGAAACGATTCTGACAAGAGAAAAAGATAATTTAATTGTAGCGCGTGTTAGCGAAGTACAGAGAGAATTATTCAAAGTACTATGTCGATATGGAGAAACAAATGCAAAATTAAAAGGTACTTTTTATAAATATAAAATAAATAAAGAGTATCCTGTAGTAGGAGACTACGTCCTTCTACAATATAATGAAAATGGAAATTCTTTAATTGAGGAAATATGTGAACGAAAGAGTTCTTTTTCAAGAACCGATTTTTCAGGGCATGCTGCTGGATATGTTAAGACAGTGAAGGAGCAGGTCATAGCAGCTAATTTTGATTATGTATTTATTCTTTCATCTTTGAATCATGATTTTAATTTGAATAGAATAACAAGATATATTAGTGTGGCTTTACAAAGTGGTGGAAAACCGCTAGTGATTTTGACAAAAGCAGATGAATGTGATAATCCAGATACTTATATAGCACAGGTAAAAAGTATATCAGAAAAGGCTGATGTTCTAGCTATTAGTGCCAAAACCGGATATGGAATGAAACAATTGAATGCGTATATACAGGCAGGAAAAACTATAGTCTTTTTAGGCTCTTCTGGCGTAGGAAAATCGACGCTTGTAAATGCAATCGCAGGGGAAGCAATCATGGTGGTAAGTGAGATACGTGAAAATGATTCTAAAGGGCGACATACGACAACTCAAAGACAGCTGATTGAGCTTGCTTCAGGGGTAATTGTTATTGACACTCCAGGAATTAGGGAACTTGGAATGTGGGATGCTGAAAATGGCATAAACGATACGTTTTCGGATGTAACTCAGCTTTTTACTAAATGTAAATATAGTAACTGTAGCCATGGCAAGGAGCCAGGATGTGCAGTAAATCAAGCGATTGAAGAGGGCATACCTTCTAGAGAGAGATGGAAAACATATTGTCAGCTGTCAAATGAAAATGAATGGGGAAAGAATAAATCAATATATACTAAAAAAGGGAAATTGGAAAATAAGATAAAAAGGGGAAAAAATAGAAAATGA
- a CDS encoding response regulator transcription factor: MAKILIVEDEIAINELVKRNLQLVGHQCTSVFDGKTAVGEIQNHIYDLIILDIMLPELDGFEIFKKVNETPTIFLTARNSLPDRIKGFSMGADDYLTKPFEMLELLARVEAVLRRTLKNKSSFEAEDVKIDFESRQVFRKGQLVECTPKEYELLEVLVSNRNIALSRERLLELVWGYDYEGDTRTIDVHIQKLRKKLGWEEVIKTVYKLGYRLEVNI, from the coding sequence TTGGCAAAGATTTTAATTGTTGAGGATGAAATAGCAATTAATGAGCTGGTTAAAAGAAATTTGCAGCTTGTAGGGCATCAGTGTACCTCAGTTTTTGATGGGAAAACTGCAGTTGGTGAAATACAAAACCATATATATGATCTTATAATTTTAGATATTATGCTTCCAGAACTTGATGGCTTTGAGATTTTTAAAAAAGTAAATGAAACTCCAACAATCTTTTTGACTGCTCGAAATAGCTTGCCGGATCGAATAAAGGGTTTTTCCATGGGGGCAGATGACTATTTGACAAAGCCTTTTGAAATGCTAGAATTATTAGCTCGTGTAGAAGCAGTATTACGACGGACTTTAAAAAATAAAAGTAGTTTTGAAGCAGAAGATGTAAAAATTGATTTTGAAAGCCGTCAGGTATTTCGTAAAGGACAGCTTGTGGAATGTACTCCTAAAGAATATGAACTATTGGAAGTATTAGTAAGCAATCGTAATATTGCCCTATCTAGGGAAAGACTGCTGGAACTTGTATGGGGCTATGATTATGAAGGAGATACTCGCACCATTGATGTTCATATTCAGAAGTTGAGGAAAAAATTAGGGTGGGAAGAAGTGATAAAGACCGTATACAAGCTGGGTTATCGCTTGGAGGTGAATATATGA
- a CDS encoding HAMP domain-containing sensor histidine kinase: MKRRTFLTTLVLFLFFFNLGIFIISVTTFKDTVNRAKDRSLEEHYFIVSALIKDFYAVESRGIDIDESLSSLLQPYSYLSGDKKTGLAFYRNNQLVYSNRFEKVLQINPLNPPEGENRQVSVRKSDSHTYAIVSGKLPSPYDSYTMVYLYDTTDDINSWNKMKNMLFLAGFILSCLLALALLLLLNQIFKPLAQISQTSRNIAAGAYETRLPVSGDDELSKMAQSFNHMAEEIQHQMRELIDAAEKKQQFIDNFAHELRTPLTAIYGYAEYMQKAVMTEDDRLSALGYIMSESRRLQTLAYELLELANLKNNQITWEKQKISDLFKSVRQTLNRNLTEKEIEIDFICEIDAIWGDGCLLKSLLINLIDNAIKASDTGSRIVVLATVEEGKKTISIQDEGKGMTPEVLEQITEPFYRGEKSRTRSDGGAGLGLVICKQIVLCHGADLDFTSQPGEGTTAKITFTTSK, encoded by the coding sequence ATGAAACGTCGAACATTTTTGACAACACTTGTGCTCTTTTTGTTCTTCTTTAATTTAGGAATATTCATAATTTCTGTTACTACATTCAAGGATACTGTTAATCGAGCAAAGGATAGAAGCTTAGAAGAGCATTATTTTATCGTGTCTGCACTTATTAAGGATTTCTATGCGGTAGAAAGTCGCGGAATTGACATTGATGAATCTCTAAGCTCTCTGCTCCAGCCTTATAGCTATCTATCTGGTGATAAAAAGACAGGGCTAGCGTTTTACAGAAACAATCAGCTTGTTTATTCTAATCGATTTGAGAAAGTACTGCAGATCAATCCTTTGAATCCGCCGGAGGGTGAAAATCGCCAAGTTTCGGTACGAAAATCGGACAGCCATACTTATGCAATTGTTTCGGGAAAGCTTCCCTCTCCATACGACTCTTATACAATGGTTTATCTTTATGATACGACAGATGACATAAATTCATGGAACAAGATGAAGAACATGCTGTTTCTTGCCGGATTTATTCTTTCCTGTCTGCTTGCTTTAGCTCTTCTATTATTACTTAATCAAATATTCAAACCATTAGCACAGATTTCTCAAACCTCTCGCAATATTGCAGCCGGTGCATATGAAACAAGACTTCCGGTATCTGGAGATGATGAGCTTTCCAAAATGGCGCAAAGTTTCAATCACATGGCAGAGGAAATTCAGCATCAAATGAGAGAGCTTATTGATGCTGCAGAAAAAAAGCAGCAGTTTATCGATAACTTTGCCCATGAGCTTCGCACACCCCTGACAGCTATCTATGGCTATGCTGAGTATATGCAAAAAGCTGTTATGACGGAGGATGACAGGCTGTCTGCACTAGGATATATTATGTCCGAAAGTCGCCGCTTGCAGACACTGGCATATGAATTGCTGGAATTGGCTAACCTGAAAAACAATCAGATTACTTGGGAAAAGCAAAAAATATCAGATCTTTTTAAATCAGTAAGACAAACACTCAATAGAAATCTTACTGAAAAAGAAATTGAAATTGATTTTATATGTGAAATAGATGCTATTTGGGGAGATGGCTGTTTACTAAAAAGTCTTTTGATTAACCTAATTGACAATGCGATAAAAGCCAGTGATACTGGTAGTCGTATCGTTGTGCTGGCTACTGTAGAAGAAGGAAAGAAAACTATTAGTATTCAGGATGAGGGAAAAGGTATGACCCCAGAAGTACTTGAGCAAATTACAGAACCCTTTTACCGAGGGGAAAAATCACGAACTAGAAGTGATGGGGGAGCTGGATTAGGGCTGGTTATCTGCAAACAGATTGTTTTATGTCATGGGGCAGATTTAGATTTCACTAGTCAGCCTGGTGAAGGGACAACAGCAAAGATAACTTTTACAACTTCGAAATAA